The genomic segment aaatgaaaGCAAGGTTAAGGCAAAGCATCAACTTCCTGCAAAGTTCAATAAGTCTGATGTTGGGACAACAATGCTCTCTGATATAGATGCTGGTGAAAAAATAGAGGAGCCACGAAAGAGCGACTTTTCAGAGCCAGAAAATGAGCATCTGCTTCCTGTGTCTCCAACAATAGGTGCTTTAAAGGTGAAGAAGAGTCAGAGGAACTTCTCAAGGAACTCTCAGAATCTTGAACCAAGGTATGATTCAAATTGTTCTTTTCGAAGCCTCAACGCAAAGAAGCTTTCCCCCCTTCCTGTAAAGCTTTGTATATCTATGTGCCTGTGTTAATAATACTAGAAATGTCAATGATTTGCAGAGTTGTCCAAGCTGTGGAACCCTTAATACCTGGAAAACTTGAAAACAAGCTTCCAAATAATGTAACTCATACTGTGAAAGAAGGTGGAAACACATCTATGCCTGAATTCAGAAGGAGTCGATCTACTCCTCGCGGAAAGTTTATGATTTTACCTTGAGGATTGACAGAATATAGGATGAATTCCATTAATATATTCTCAACATGTTGTATAGTGACTGTTCTGTTTGAATACTGGCTTCATCTTCTTTTAAGAGGATTTTGAGGATGGTAGTCCAGATGACTTCCTTTCCACATATCCTACACCATGGcaaattttcttgtaatttacaAGTCATGGTACTAATGTTCATCGCTTATGGATATATCTTTTGTGTGTTCTTGTTTGTGCTTGCTTACACTGATCATTCTACAGCATCAAGGATTTTGTCAGAGTGAATTCATCCCATTTCAGGCTATTTTTGTTATACATGCCTGCATATCCAGCAGTTCATTTGGTTTAAGTAGGTGTAATTTGCATTATATAATACTAAggattattttaatactaaGATATGTAACAAATACACATTGAATTTGTTCTTAAAGGCTTTATTGCTCATTACTTTGAATAAATGAATTGATTGCAATCAGCCTTCAAAAATTTCAACAACACTACCTTAATTAATTGTTGGTACATGAACATGGAAAACAAACTCAAAAGCTCTTTACAAAAAACTAAacctaaaagaatgaatgatgaaaaacaaagcaaaaaatgtTGGAAACAAGGTAAAAGAAGTATTGCTTAGTATGTAGAATATTTTCCATTCAACCTTTTATTATATGATTCTTTaaaccaaaattgatatataattaattcttataATTGTCAAAATTGATTGcacggtttttttttctaagtgcTTTGGTACCTCGTaggtttatttttaactttttatcttttcattgtataagttataaaaaaatcttatattctTTTTGAAGTTGGATAGAgacaaatagaagaaaaaatttatgGTTTCATGGTGCTGGAAGAATAAGAATATGGAGTGAACCAAAGGCAAAGGGCACCTATAGcaaaaattttgagaaaaaattgtACTTGATAAAAATAGTTGCAAAGTTCTGCTGAAGGTGGGTACCAGACTTGGCCAAATTTAGCTAACTGAACAGCTTGGCTTAAAATTGATGGACAATAGCtactttcaattaaaattgcAGAGGAATAATTTCTGTTTCAGCCTTTTCTTTGACAACCTCAGATTAGTTGCATTTCTCAAAGTTATCTAATCATTTCTTGATGTCACATTTTCATGAGTTTCCAAATCCATTACCTGAGTCTCCTgcaacatatattttgattcCTGCAAATTCCATACAAGGTCTCTCCCTGTCTCTTGAACATTTTGGTTCCTTCCTTATCTTCAATCACCATCGATTCAACGTGTGATATTGGTCTGTCAATGCCAATTAGGCCAAGGTAACCACCCTTTTTGTGTTTCTTAAAGGAAGATTGCATGGTATTAGATTTCTTAAGAAAGTTGATTGATATCTCTTTTGAGGACATATGACCGATGTTAATATGAtgtttttctgtgttttgcAGGTAGTTTTCCAATTCATGTGCATTGAAACAATCATTAATTGCTGCAGGGGAACTGCTTTTGGTGTTTGATCCTTTTATCAAGATTGAAATGTCCAGCCTGTTCCATCACAACATCTGCAAGCTGAAGCCTAATTTGTCGAAATAGAAGGCATTCGTTACGTTTTACATTATGTTTGCTCATCTTCCAGGAGCTGAGCCAACTAACTATCTGAAACCGTCATCCACGGAGAAAGAAACCGAGGAGCAGACAACAAACAAATCTCCTCAAATCTCTGTCACCTACATCTACACGGTGGAGGTAGCAGAATTGCGCAGCAATGTAACAGTTACATGGAACAAAAATGTTATGAACTGTTCTCTTAGCATTAGTGTAGAAAACCCTTTGGATGAAAGTCATTACACTTGCAAGATTGACATAAAGACTTGGCAATTTTGGGGGAAAAAAGGTCTAAAATCTTTTGAAGTAGATGGAAAAAGAGTAGATGTTTACTGGGATTTTCGACAAGCGAAATTCTCAAACCATGCTGAGCCCTTATCAGATTACTATGTTGCTTTGGTCTACAATGAAGAGGTGGTTTTAATGCTTGGAGATATGAAGATGGATGctttcaagagaaccaaaaagaGACCATCATTGACAGAACCTATATTGCTGTGCAAGAAAGAAAATGTGTATGGGAAGAGATCATTTTGTGCCAAGGCAATGTTCCAAAACGACAAGACAGAACATGACCTCgtcattgaattttctttgtcaggACTAGGTGATCCTGAAATGGGGATTACCATAGACGGATTCGAGGTGATTCGAGTAATGAATTTGAATTGGAGATTTAGAGGCAATGAGAATATGAAAGTGGATGATGTTGGGGTACAGATTTTTTGGGATGTTCATGATTGGTTGTTTAGTGGCTCAAGCACAAGTCATGGACTGTTCATCCTGAAGCCAGCAGCAGAAGAAGGTGGGGATGATAAAGTTGGAGATGGTAGACATTGCAGAGGCAATGATGGAGGCATGTATGATTCACCAAAGGAAAGGTCTTCTTCAACACCAGGGTTTTTCCATGTTATAAATGCTTGGAAATATGAGTAGGAGGGTATGATCAATCTTTGATTAAACTGTTGTTAATATTTTGCTGTTCTATACTTCTTCTATTAGACTAATAAGGAACATTTCTATgttcaaaaacaaagaaaataaattttcctcTTCTTTACTTTGTGCGCTTGTGTTATTTGATCATTGCAGCTGAAATCAAATCACTGAGATGTTAAAcagtcaaaaaataaaagatttttaggTAGAAAAGCATGAGATTTTAGGCAGAAAAAATAGAGGCTGAATCTTCGAGCTAAATGCCTGCCTTTTCTGACCTCTTTTTTTGTTCGCACGAAACTTGTATTTCATTCCGGTCAAAGAATTGTGCTTCGTAGCTATAAAATCCAATTTACCTATAGCTCAATTCatgaatttatattaaaaaaaaaccaaaatagtatcatcatatttaaaaaaacactaaaagaatattattttagtaaaaaaatagattaactTGTCAAGCCACAGATTAACTTGGCCAATTCACGACTTGTACCCTATAATTATACTGAACTTTACACATATAGATTTAAACTTAGCTTAAACTCAATATCCATGAGTCTTAACAAAAATGATTAATGTATAACCTTGAAAGATATAGTTCAACTAGTTAGATTTCGAGTTTGCTCCTCAGAGATCATCAGTTTGAGTCTCACAAATCTCAGGGCCATTGGAagcttatatgatcgttaacttcagggcccgtgggattagtcaaaATACgtgcaaattcatccaaacacctacattaatctaaaaaaaatagtctgtatatatatatatatatatatatgctccaTGATatcaccttttattttcattttgcaATCATATTCCAAAAGATTAAAGAAATggagtaaattattttattgaaaatcacAAGTTttacttgataattttctatttatatatacttgcatactatttattttattataagctTGACTAATTTGAATCTAACAATAGTATAATATATTATGAATGCACAAAATTGTTTTACAGGTAAATTTAATAACCCTTCAATCTAGAACctggtttatattttttttattaaactatattattttaatttttttaaatcaaaacttgaattaattagGATTAATTCTTAACTCTCAACTTGGTTAGATCTTATaactataattatgatttttcatctcctttttatattattaaaaaacttctAAACATCATTTTCTCAtactaaaaatatgaaattattatttttttctttcatgtgtTTATAATATTTCTGTAGAAAGAATTAATATGAAATGAAAACCATCCAAACAAtcgtaataataataagaagttCCTTCCCTCCATGGACGTTAATTAACCGCACCAACTGACAAAATCATCTTCCACGCGCCTATAAAAACAATGCCCCTACGCGCGATTTAAACAAAAACCCCCTCTCTTCTATATTAGGGTTTAACAATTATTCTGTAAAGGAACTTGAAAATCAAACTCCAAAATGTCAATTTTCGCGGGAAATCTAGCCTCCAAAGTCTCATTATGTCTTCAATCTCGCGTCTCCGTCATTCCCTGGTAagatttttctctcaaattctTTTACCCTCTgcttggttgctgagaaaatgaaggaaaaggaaagaaagtctGTATTTGGCCAAATTTTCCCCTCTTCTTTGAcagataaattaaagaaatttgatttatttttccatttaattttgtgTGTTTATGATTTTAAGCTTaaagattcaaacttttttaATCAGCTAAAAGTAATTAGTCTCTAATCATtaagtgtttatttattttgatatctttttttggTTGGTTAGTTAAAGTGATaaagtcttgatttttttggatggagaaaCAGTAAAAAACTACAGCTTTAATCAGCCTAAGAGCTCAAGCGCTCATTATATGTGAAATCTTGATTTACTCTCATTTATTTTTGCGGTTATAGTAAAATGGGAAGTGATCTTGTTGGTTAAAATGATATGTTTTCGATAATTTGTAGGGTAAAGAGAAACAATGCTATACTGTGTTTAAAAGGAAGGGAGTTTAACAGTTCATCGGTTCCGGTTAGATACACTCCTAAGAGATCTTCAAAGAGTGATGAGATAGAGAATTCTTTGCCTATGAAAGGTGATAAAAAGAGGGTATTTGGTAAAAATTTGGATGGTGTAAGTGGAAATTTTGGTTTGAATGACAAGGCAAAAGGTCGAATGGGTTCTGAGAAGAGAGTATTTGAGAATCCTTTGCCTGTGAAGGGTTCTGAGAAGAGGGTATTTGATAAAAACTTGGATGGAGTAAGGGGAAATTTTAGATTGAATGAGaagatgaaaaatcaaaatcaaatatgcAATGAGAGCCTGTCGTTTGATGATGCTTGGCAAGGTAATTCTGTTATTgacaatgtttttctttttcttaatatttgaatGAGAATTAAGCTTTGAGTGGATGTTAATTATTGATTAGTATCTTGTATTTATGTGGCATGTGTTTATGCTGTTAGGATTTTAATTATCAGTGATGATTTGGAAAGCTTATGCATGTATGAGCTTCCAGCTGTTCCTTTAACCCGCTTGCTCTATACTTGAAGGGACAATCGGGTTCAGGGTATCAGAAGCATATATAAATGACCAGCACTATGTGCTTCCACAAGTGCAAGCTTTCAAAATGATTTAGTTTCTAGTTATCTGGTTATATGCAGTTTAAAACTGTACATTTTGAATTGGTTAATAGGACTTTAAGAGGTCATCTTAGTTTTTGTTCTCATAGTTTCCTATACCCACCCTCATCCCTTCTGTGCATGTTCATTATAAGCAAGCATCAGTACAATGCCATCATTAACAATGTTTTGCATGTATAGCTGCGTGTTTCTGTATACCATTTCCCCCTTGTTCTCGCACTAAGTTCAACTTCAATTTGTTTATGTTCATCAGTCAAGCAAAATGCTTTAGAGGTAACAGCATTTTCACAGTTAggagaaaaaatcaatcatgaatCGGAACCCAGAAGTCATGAACTCATGGGGGAGCCTGAAGAGGATGTTGAAGAGAGTGTAATGcaacaagaaaaggatatttCTAATCAGAGCATGACAGTGCATAAAATTATGCAAGATGCTGAAAAGGTGGCTGTTGGTTTACTTGCAAGAAGGTTAAAgcatagttttaattttattgcctTCTTACTTTTCTTTGTTGGTTGTTAGCAATGTCATAGAATTGTTTCACTTCTTAACTGAAATGCAACATTTGAGTTTTGCAATTCAAGTGATTCATTCCTAATGGCAATCATATGTTAGCAATTGGAATACCTTCATTACATTTTCCTTTCACGTGTCTCAAACAGCAGTACAATTTGTAATAATTACTCATGGATTTTCTATGCTTGCTGCAGTAACATATTTCAGGGTTGTAAACCCTCTTAATTATTTAGTCTTACAAGATGAACCAAACGTTAAGACCAGAGATCTCAATGCCCCTGGAGAATCTCAATTAACTTGAATTGCTTGGATAGTTTTAAATGGAaaggagatatttttttttttactaatattgTTAAGGGCACATTTATCTGTGTGGACCTATCACCTTAAGCTTGTTTACTTTCCTCACAGAGCATATACAGCAGTTGAACTGAGAAAGAAATTGCATGGAAAAAGATTTCCTCCTGATATTGTGGAGGCAGTGATTGGTGATTTCAAGAGCAGGTGCATGACtgactttattttttgaagttttattttcagGCTGTCTTATGTGTTCCCATATTCTTGTTACACGCTTTTAATACTTGATGTCATTTGCTTTTTTCACTGAGGAAATTTTGTGCTTCCACAAGCATTAAAATATAGAccataatcttttctttttgtttcagaGGGCTGGTCAACGATGGCTTGTACGCAGAAACATATTCTCGATCTAGATGGTCTTCCTCAAGCTGGGGACCTAGGCGGATCAAGAAAGTAATCTAGTTCTCCCAGTTCATCCTTTCCTGACAAAATGTCTAACTAATGCTGTGTAGATAACACTATTCTATCATTGTATTCTGTCCTTTTTCCGGTTAGCTTCACGTTCAGCTTCACCATCTGTCACCTGATAAATGTCactctatttttatcttttttatttttttaagaaaattatatttcatagtTAGAACCTAGGCATCTACTGCAATATCTCATTACTAAAGAATCCATTTATTTGGCAAACTTGATTTGGAATGGTATCTTTAGAGGAAGGGTTAAAGTATAATAATCGTAGTTTGGTCTTAAAAGTTTTGCTAGTTTGTTTTTCTGAGATTGCTGGCAAAGAGAGATACGTGTATGGAGTAGGTTACCAGAACAGTTGGTGAAATGCTAATAAAGTAAGCTGCAGCGAAGCAATATGACTTAGACTTCAACTTGTATGTCATTAACATGCCGTATAATGCAGTGGCTCCTAGCTAGCTGCAAGAGATCAGGATTCATATTTATTGTTCTTCATTGATGAAGATAAGATCATTGTGTGTTATTGAACAATGACTTTAGTGGATAAATTCCAGTTAGTGCACTTTTTCCAATagagaacaagaaaaagaagggaaaggaagaaaagataaataataaatgtttttagtttctgttatttgaatgaaaaatgTGTTGACTACTTGGTATTGGAGTGTAATTGTTTGAACAGGCGTTGTCCAACAAAGGAGTGAGTGAAGCTGATACAGACAAGGCACTAAAACTGGTTTTTGAGGATGGTGACTCCGAAGAACAAGAATCAAAAGTGGGCATGTCAAAGATTTCTATGGATCAGCTATTGATTCAGGCTTCAAAACAATGGCTTCGAGGTCAGGATGTTCCCAAAGATACACGAAAATCAAGACTTATTCGGTGGCTTCAGTATCGTGGTTTCAACTGGGATGTTGTTAATTTTGTATTGAAGAAGCTAGAATCACAGCATATCTCCTAGAGCACAATAAGAGCCATTCCTGGTGCCAACTCAGGAATGAATGTGGGCCATTCCCAAATTAGCTAATGGTCCATCTGGTCACTTGAATTGTAAGTTGCGTAATGTGGATAGAATTACTGTCTCCAGTAGCACACACTCGGCTGTGGCCTAAATGTTGGACACTTCAACTCTTACTGTGCAAGTTTTAGGTTGCATCAGCATACCCCAGTGCTATCACATCTTGTAGACTGAAGTCCACCTGAATGAAGACAACCTCCAAGACAAAGCAGCAAGTGGAACAACTAGATTTTGGAAGATCATCAGAGTTTTTACACATAATGGGAATATTCATGCACCCATGAAGTGCAAAATTTTCATTGAGATCTTGTGAGTGTTGGTTTACATGTCAACTCTTCTGATTTGcccttgaaaacaaaaaccactAATTACTCCACTTCCGTACCTCATTTTTATGCTGTAGAAAAATACTGGAACTTATGTATTATTAGTAGACAGAGATTGGACTGCCTTATGTCTCGCCCCTGACTGCTATAATTTTCAAGTGGGTCTCAAAACCTTTTGAACGTGAGCAACAGTTGTCTATAAATCATTATCTTGCTATTTATAAACGGGTATGATGGTCCTGCTTGTGCATGTGCTTCTGAATTAAGACATGCAGTCTCTTCTAAACCAAGTTTAGTATCCTTTGAAAGAGTTTTTTCTTGTTCATTGCTGGAAAGTCTCTCTCAGACAGCACATGGTCATGTGATGAAAGAAACGTGGGTCCATGTGAACTCTGCTGGAAAGACTGGTcttattgtgtgtgtgtgtgtgtgtgtgtgagtgagggagagagagagagatagagagaatcCATTCCATGGCAATAAGTTCAATTACATAGATTCAAATGAACCAATCATTGGTCCAGCTTCTACATAGCCTGCAGTCATTCTCTTGCCACTATCCCTACTTCCGAGATAATCCAATCCACCTCTAGTATTGGAGCTATCAAACAGCTTTCAATCTAACCCTCTATAAGCCCCAAAAGTTCTTATTTTTGTTACATATGTTAATGTTCTTGACTGAATTTACTCGAAGGAATCAGTAGTACAATCTACAACACCATATATAGTGAAAACTACAATTCAGAAGGGTAAAATTACACTAAAAATTCCCACTGTGGTTGCACATTTTAATGGATCCTTCTATGGACAAAAGCATTCAAACCTCCTATTTTCCAAGGctttattcaatatttgatcGAATCATCTGAGAAGTCAAAGGAACAGTTTGAAGATCCTTGTGAAACGACAATCCTAGCAGGAGGTGACGAGCGAACGGCTGTCAGATTAACCCCCTTGGACAGGTCAGGTTCTGCCCTTACGGTATCGACGTGCCGAATCTCCTTTAACATTGCAACAACATCCTTCATCATTGGACGATCATCAACTCGAGTGCTGATGCACAGGAATGAAACTGCTAATGTTTGGAGCATTTCATGCATTGTAGGGTCAGCTCTCCCTATAAGCTTTGAATCAAGAATGTCAGCTGGATCTTTTTTGCTAGCTAAATGTTCCCTAACCCACTGAACCAAATGTGCACCACCAGGCAAAGTTGGGTCTAATGGATGCCTCCCTGTTAAAACCTCTAGAAGCACCACGCCAAAACTGTACACATCACTTTTCTCGGTAATACGCTGCATCGATGCATGCTCTacggaaaaaaaaccaagaacaaTTAGACATGATTAGTGATTTAGTAAACTGAATTAATTGAAGtgacaaaattattttgattgaacCAAAATCAAGAAGTACCTGGAGCCATATATCCATAAGAACCAGCAAGTTGAGGTCTTTGAGTTGGCTTGCAAAACTCATCATCAGAATTGTTATTCACCACTCTTGCTAGGCCAAAGTCAGCTAGGTAAGGTTCATAGCCTGGTCCTAACAGAACATTCATGGCTTTAACATCCCCATGTAGAATTGGTGGGAGACAGTCATGGTGCAGGTATGCAAGTGCATGTGCCACACCTAATAAAACATCATATCTAGCTTCCCATTCTGCTCCTCCCTTGCCAGCACCATGAAGGAGTGAACTCAAGCTTCCATGTGGGAGATAATCATAGAAAAGCAACTTCAAATTCTTGTTTGAACACCAGCCTAGAAGCCGGACAATGTTTCGGTGTCTGATTGAACCGAGAGTCTGAATTTCAGAATTGAAAGCACCAGACTCTTCTGATGACCACATCTTCTTTACTGCTATCATCTCCCCGTTGGGAAGAATCACCCTGTACACAACTCCAGAGCTGCCAGTGCCTATGACATTAGCTGACGTTAGATTTTTTACTATGTCGTCAACGGAGAATTCAAGCTTCTGATACAAAGTCATTTCCCAAGTATCATCTTCCATCAGCCCATGACTACCAATGCGAGCACGAACTAGCATGTAGATAGCTAGTAGTATTAGAACTGCACTGGCACTGAGAAGAACAGACATCAATAGTTTCATTGCTGATCTAGTGTGTGCTCCAGGTCCCAAGTGGACTCCTGGTGTTACTACACCTCCAGCAATGTAGAGACCTTGATTTGAAGCAAGGTCACTAAGCGGAAGCTTTCGAAAAAATGGGGTGTTAGGCAATTCACCGGAGAAATCATTGAAGGAGACATTAAGGAAAACAAGGTTTTGGAGATTTGCAAGAACATCTAAGCTTCCTTCAAGCTTGTTGTGAGAGATGTCAAGTACTCCCAACTTGCTCAGATCAGAGAATTGGGATGGGATCTTGCCGGAAAACTGGTTGCAGCTAAGATTGAGAGAGATTTCCAGGGCTGGGATCTGACCAAGTTCCTTTGGGATTTCTCCAGAGAAACCATTGTCTCCAAGGTTAAGCAATTGTAGCTTACTGCATGACAATATCTCTGCTGGAATTCCACCTGAAAGTTGATTCTTCGCCAAATTAAGCTTGGTTAATTCAGTCAATGACCCAATGCGATGAGTCAGTGAACCTGTAAGCCTATTGTCTGAGACATCCACATACTGTAGGCTCTTAGGCAGAGTATCAGGTACAGAACCAGTGATCCCATTTGAATGGAGATCAAGAAACTCGAGGTTTTGACATCCAGATATTGATAGAGGGATTCCTCCAACAAGAAGATTGTTACTCATATCAACGAAATTCAAAATCTTCAAATTTCCGATCTCCGATGGAATAGTACCACCTAACCTGTTGCCATTCAGCCTCAACCTATACAAGTTGGTGCAGTTCCCTATATCAGGTGGTATAAAGCCAGATAAATCATTGGAAAGTATCAGTAACTTGCTGAGATTCTGCAATCCAAAAATCTGCTTTGGTATTGAGCCAAAAAGACTGTTATATGATAGATCAAGAGCCTGAAGATTCTCGCAATCTGAAAGAGACTCTGGGATATTGCCTGTTAGATTGTTCTGCCAGGCAAAGAATAGAGTCAGGCTCTTTAGGCCGCCGATACCAGCAGGAATCTCACCGGAGATTTCATTGTTGTCTACTTCTAAATGACTGAGAGCAGTACAATTGGTGATTTCAACAGGTATGGTACCTGTTAACTGATTAACACTCAGCTGAAGCTCTTCAAGCTTCAAAAGGTTTCCAAAGCTTCTCGGTATGCTTCCTGTTAGAAGATTCTCGGATAAATCAATGACTGTAAGCTCTGTGCAACGTCCAAGCTCATCTGGGATAGCCCCTACTATGCTGTTCTGCCACAAGAGCAAACTCTGAAGCTTGCTGAGTTTCCCAATTCGCCTCGGGATTGGACCGGAAATAGAATTCTGATACAGATACAGGTTCTGCAACTCACTGCAATCTCCAATCTCTTCTGGGATAGAACCTGACAAGAGTGCTGTGTAAATGGCTACTGTTTGAATCCTTTTCAGCTTCCCAATTGATGAAGGAAGACTCCCAGAAATGCTGGTTTCAGCGAGCCCTAAAACAACCAAGTTGGTGCAGTTTCCAATCTCCTGAGGCAGCTCACCCTTCAGATTTTTATTCCCACCTGCTCTAAAAATCTGTAATCTGCTTAATGCTCCAATGCTCTGCGGAATTTCGCCACTGAGTTGATTGTCGAAAAGAGTCAGATGCACTAGACTTGAGAGGTTTCCAATATCAGAAGGAATGGCACCTTCAAGAAAATTTGTGTTGAGAGACAAATTTTGCAACTTCCTTAGTCTACATATTTCCTCTGGGATTTCACCCGAGAGAGAATTATCACTAAGATCAATGAGAGTAAGCTCAAGATAATCTCCGAACGCTTTTGGTATTGCACCGGTAAGATTGGTTGATGAAAGGATAAGGCTCTTCAAGGACTTGAGAGGCTGGAAATTTGAAGGCAGTGGGCCTTGCAAATTTACTGCTTTCAAGTTTATCTCTATAATGTTGCCATTTGAGTTGCAATGGACCCCAAACCATTTGCATGGACTTGAGTCTAAAGAGTTCCAAGAATTTAGTACATCTGTGGAGGTGTTTAAACTGTTCTTCCATGCTAAAAGAGCTTGGCCTTGCTCGTCAATGGAGTAGCAAGAACGCAAGAGAAGAGAGTTTATGGACAGAAGTAAGGTGAAGGAGAAGATATTGGGAGAAAGTAAGAGATTCCTTAGAGGTGCAGGCATTGGTGCTGATAGAAGAGAAGAGTTGGTCTGTGTTGGGATTGTTGAGGGAGGAACCCCATGTTTTGTTTATAGAAGAAAAGCAGAAGATCTGGATCCAAGTCCaccaccttcttttttttttcttttttctttttaattattaatattgtatttgGCATAGCTGTTACTTCAGAGATGGTGATGCAGATGGATactaatttggttttatttaagtAATTAGTAGATAGATGCTGCTGTTGATATCACCTTCTTTTGCTCTTGCTGTCATTTACTAAGCAAAGTGTTTTTGTACTTTCCTTCCAAAGTTCAATTTCAGTTTGCTACATTCTGTACAAAacttttggagttttttttcttaaaaaaaaagggatattCTAGGTTATTGTCAACATTAATATTGAACAAACTTAATAGATTAACTTGGTAACTCACCGATTCAAGACTAGACGTGAATGAAAGTTAATCAATTAAACACAATCAGTCGAATGAATCAACCGATTCCTAGGTCGACCTTATCAAAATCCAAATCTGCTGGATGAGTTGTTAACCAAAATTTTCCTTTCTAAGATTCACATTTAGAGCTATCCTATTTGGTTTCCACTTTCCAGGTCGAGCTGTTGCCACTCTTCTAGTCACAGAGCATAGTCAAGTTTACAGAAAAAATGTATCTCCCAAgatttttgattgattgatatTATGCTTACAAACGAGTCCTGAGGCTGAGAGACTG from the Populus nigra chromosome 1, ddPopNigr1.1, whole genome shotgun sequence genome contains:
- the LOC133674560 gene encoding uncharacterized protein LOC133674560, coding for MFAHLPGAEPTNYLKPSSTEKETEEQTTNKSPQISVTYIYTVEVAELRSNVTVTWNKNVMNCSLSISVENPLDESHYTCKIDIKTWQFWGKKGLKSFEVDGKRVDVYWDFRQAKFSNHAEPLSDYYVALVYNEEVVLMLGDMKMDAFKRTKKRPSLTEPILLCKKENVYGKRSFCAKAMFQNDKTEHDLVIEFSLSGLGDPEMGITIDGFEVIRVMNLNWRFRGNENMKVDDVGVQIFWDVHDWLFSGSSTSHGLFILKPAAEEGGDDKVGDGRHCRGNDGGMYDSPKERSSSTPGFFHVINAWKYE
- the LOC133693924 gene encoding uncharacterized protein LOC133693924 gives rise to the protein MSIFAGNLASKVSLCLQSRVSVIPWVKRNNAILCLKGREFNSSSVPVRYTPKRSSKSDEIENSLPMKGDKKRVFGKNLDGVSGNFGLNDKAKGRMGSEKRVFENPLPVKGSEKRVFDKNLDGVRGNFRLNEKMKNQNQICNESLSFDDAWQVKQNALEVTAFSQLGEKINHESEPRSHELMGEPEEDVEESVMQQEKDISNQSMTVHKIMQDAEKVAVGLLARRAYTAVELRKKLHGKRFPPDIVEAVIGDFKSRGLVNDGLYAETYSRSRWSSSSWGPRRIKKALSNKGVSEADTDKALKLVFEDGDSEEQESKVGMSKISMDQLLIQASKQWLRGQDVPKDTRKSRLIRWLQYRGFNWDVVNFVLKKLESQHIS
- the LOC133669531 gene encoding LRR receptor-like serine/threonine-protein kinase RGI3, coding for MPAPLRNLLLSPNIFSFTLLLSINSLLLRSCYSIDEQGQALLAWKNSLNTSTDVLNSWNSLDSSPCKWFGVHCNSNGNIIEINLKAVNLQGPLPSNFQPLKSLKSLILSSTNLTGAIPKAFGDYLELTLIDLSDNSLSGEIPEEICRLRKLQNLSLNTNFLEGAIPSDIGNLSSLVHLTLFDNQLSGEIPQSIGALSRLQIFRAGGNKNLKGELPQEIGNCTNLVVLGLAETSISGSLPSSIGKLKRIQTVAIYTALLSGSIPEEIGDCSELQNLYLYQNSISGPIPRRIGKLSKLQSLLLWQNSIVGAIPDELGRCTELTVIDLSENLLTGSIPRSFGNLLKLEELQLSVNQLTGTIPVEITNCTALSHLEVDNNEISGEIPAGIGGLKSLTLFFAWQNNLTGNIPESLSDCENLQALDLSYNSLFGSIPKQIFGLQNLSKLLILSNDLSGFIPPDIGNCTNLYRLRLNGNRLGGTIPSEIGNLKILNFVDMSNNLLVGGIPLSISGCQNLEFLDLHSNGITGSVPDTLPKSLQYVDVSDNRLTGSLTHRIGSLTELTKLNLAKNQLSGGIPAEILSCSKLQLLNLGDNGFSGEIPKELGQIPALEISLNLSCNQFSGKIPSQFSDLSKLGVLDISHNKLEGSLDVLANLQNLVFLNVSFNDFSGELPNTPFFRKLPLSDLASNQGLYIAGGVVTPGVHLGPGAHTRSAMKLLMSVLLSASAVLILLAIYMLVRARIGSHGLMEDDTWEMTLYQKLEFSVDDIVKNLTSANVIGTGSSGVVYRVILPNGEMIAVKKMWSSEESGAFNSEIQTLGSIRHRNIVRLLGWCSNKNLKLLFYDYLPHGSLSSLLHGAGKGGAEWEARYDVLLGVAHALAYLHHDCLPPILHGDVKAMNVLLGPGYEPYLADFGLARVVNNNSDDEFCKPTQRPQLAGSYGYMAPEHASMQRITEKSDVYSFGVVLLEVLTGRHPLDPTLPGGAHLVQWVREHLASKKDPADILDSKLIGRADPTMHEMLQTLAVSFLCISTRVDDRPMMKDVVAMLKEIRHVDTVRAEPDLSKGVNLTAVRSSPPARIVVSQGSSNCSFDFSDDSIKY